From Actinomycetota bacterium, one genomic window encodes:
- a CDS encoding AMP-binding protein, whose translation MRQQLWIGAVFVRSGFIPLLRPAVWLGFARAFREHGTHPTTGFALSAVRRPDGTALVDERGSLTWAQLEQRADALAVGLAAAADGQVTSIAILCRNHRGIVEALIASARLGADALLLNTGFSGPQLADVMEREQGSLIVYDEEFSSVLAETRGRVSGLVEVLAWTDGAAEGPTVERLIDSHRGASPPAVDRTGRVVLLTSGTTGTPKGARRSGGGPDELAGMLERIPWRAEETVVVAAPMFHAWGFGQLVIAAIMTCTVVMRRRFDPEATLGLVDDHRATGLSLVPVMLERIVELPEEVMGRYSLSTLRFVSASGSRMRPAAVTAFMDRFGDVVYNSYNATEAGQISVASPADLRHAPDTAGRPVPGTRVQVVDDGWHPVPVGEVGRIVVRGASPFEGYTHGGAKDARDGFMESGDVGRFDAEGRLYVVGRDDDMIVSGGENVYPIEVEKAIADLDAVREVVVIGVEDEDFGQRLAAYVVAVPGAALSPDDVRAHVKATLAGYKVPRDVVLLDELPRNAAGKVVARELRGAS comes from the coding sequence GTGCGCCAGCAGCTGTGGATCGGCGCCGTGTTCGTGCGCAGCGGGTTCATCCCTCTGCTGCGTCCCGCCGTCTGGCTCGGGTTCGCACGGGCCTTCCGCGAGCACGGCACGCACCCGACGACCGGCTTCGCGCTGTCAGCGGTCCGGCGCCCCGACGGCACGGCGCTGGTCGACGAGCGCGGGTCGCTGACCTGGGCGCAGCTGGAGCAACGCGCGGACGCCCTCGCCGTCGGGCTCGCCGCGGCGGCCGACGGGCAGGTGACATCGATCGCGATCCTGTGCCGCAACCACCGCGGGATCGTCGAGGCCCTCATCGCCAGCGCCCGGCTGGGCGCCGATGCACTGTTGCTGAACACCGGCTTCTCCGGCCCCCAGCTGGCCGACGTGATGGAGCGCGAGCAGGGTTCGTTGATCGTGTACGACGAGGAGTTCTCGTCGGTCCTGGCCGAGACGCGCGGGCGCGTGTCCGGCCTCGTCGAGGTGCTCGCCTGGACCGACGGCGCCGCGGAGGGCCCCACGGTCGAGCGGTTGATCGACTCCCACCGCGGAGCCTCGCCACCGGCGGTGGACCGCACCGGGCGGGTCGTGCTCCTGACGTCGGGAACGACCGGCACGCCGAAGGGCGCGCGGCGCAGCGGCGGCGGACCCGACGAGCTGGCCGGGATGCTCGAGCGCATCCCGTGGCGGGCCGAGGAGACCGTGGTCGTGGCGGCGCCGATGTTCCACGCGTGGGGCTTCGGGCAGCTGGTGATCGCCGCGATCATGACCTGCACGGTCGTGATGCGTCGTCGGTTCGACCCCGAAGCGACGCTGGGCCTCGTCGACGACCACCGCGCCACCGGGCTGTCGCTGGTCCCGGTGATGCTCGAGCGGATCGTCGAGCTCCCCGAGGAGGTGATGGGCCGCTACTCGCTGTCCACGTTGCGGTTCGTGTCCGCCAGCGGGTCACGCATGCGCCCCGCCGCCGTCACCGCCTTCATGGACCGCTTCGGCGACGTCGTGTACAACAGCTACAACGCGACCGAGGCGGGTCAGATCAGCGTGGCCAGCCCTGCCGACCTCCGGCACGCCCCGGACACGGCGGGGCGACCGGTCCCGGGCACGCGCGTCCAGGTCGTTGACGATGGCTGGCACCCCGTTCCGGTTGGCGAGGTCGGCCGCATCGTGGTCCGCGGCGCGTCACCGTTCGAGGGCTACACCCACGGTGGAGCCAAGGACGCCCGCGACGGGTTCATGGAGTCCGGCGACGTGGGGCGGTTCGACGCGGAGGGTCGCCTGTACGTCGTGGGGCGGGACGACGACATGATCGTCTCGGGAGGCGAGAACGTCTACCCGATCGAGGTCGAGAAGGCCATCGCCGACCTAGACGCCGTGCGCGAGGTGGTGGTGATCGGCGTGGAGGACGAGGACTTCGGGCAGCGGCTGGCGGCGTACGTGGTGGCGGTGCCGGGCGCGGCGCTGTCGCCCGACGACGTGAGGGCCCACGTCAAGGCCACGCTGGCGGGCTACAAGGTGCCGCGCGACGTCGTGCTGCTCGACGAGCTGCCACGCAACGCCGCGGGGAAGGTCGTGGCGCGCGAGCTCCGGGGGGCATCGTGA